One window of Methanothermobacter thermautotrophicus genomic DNA carries:
- the cas7i gene encoding type I-B CRISPR-associated protein Cas7/Cst2/DevR, translated as MSRTFANIGYITKVNIDNLNSSENPGNMVVLKKVQDNKGDYYPYVSGQALRYYLKETMNQLGMKLTKLDNKGEYIIEAKGKDKGRYKDILENHPDLDLLGFMEAVKGSGSMALRRWSPVKVSPLVSIFPWNGNSDLLTRKKEGQEGGDLVKVEINTFNFMKGTIVIDMDVIGSIVDELSYEIEPVIDPDERRVRVEYLVNAIKSIDGGAKKARLLDDLTPKFVVVTRQKAGTPIFLNSLSVNEDGGVNIDPIKEILEEFGEIIDEYYIGIRSGIFTNEEEIKGEFKENVTSVNKALDMIKGWL; from the coding sequence ATGAGCAGGACATTTGCAAATATAGGATACATAACAAAGGTTAACATAGATAACCTCAACAGCAGTGAAAACCCCGGAAACATGGTTGTCCTTAAGAAAGTTCAGGACAATAAAGGTGACTACTACCCATACGTTTCAGGGCAGGCACTAAGGTATTACCTTAAAGAGACGATGAATCAGCTTGGCATGAAACTGACCAAACTGGATAATAAAGGAGAGTATATAATAGAGGCCAAAGGGAAAGATAAGGGAAGATACAAGGATATACTTGAAAATCATCCAGATCTGGATCTATTAGGGTTCATGGAAGCAGTTAAAGGGTCTGGCTCAATGGCTCTCAGAAGGTGGTCACCGGTAAAGGTCTCACCACTTGTGAGTATATTCCCATGGAATGGTAATAGCGATCTTTTAACAAGGAAAAAAGAAGGTCAGGAAGGCGGAGATCTTGTCAAAGTCGAAATAAACACATTTAACTTCATGAAGGGGACAATTGTAATAGATATGGATGTAATCGGATCCATTGTCGATGAACTTAGTTATGAAATCGAGCCCGTAATTGACCCTGATGAAAGAAGAGTACGGGTGGAATATCTGGTAAATGCAATTAAAAGTATTGATGGGGGAGCAAAAAAGGCAAGGCTTCTGGATGATTTGACACCAAAATTTGTGGTTGTGACAAGGCAGAAAGCAGGCACCCCTATTTTCTTGAATTCTCTCAGCGTAAATGAAGACGGTGGTGTCAACATTGATCCTATTAAAGAGATTCTTGAGGAATTTGGAGAAATAATTGATGAATACTATATAGGCATAAGATCCGGTATATTCACTAATGAAGAGGAGATAAAAGGCGAGTTTAAAGAAAATGTAACATCTGTTAACAAAGCTCTTGACATGATAAAAGGTTGGTTGTAA
- the cas1b gene encoding type I-B CRISPR-associated endonuclease Cas1b, giving the protein MKDPLYITSHGILSRQGNTLYFINKDVKKALPINRINEINCYGKISIKSGASSILMKKGIPVNFFNKYGYYEGSLYPRIQLNSGLVVVKQSEHYLDPMKRSEIAREMVLGIKHNLLKAMKYYKKRGKDVSEYIDMIEKEVVEGDVAQVMSNEGRMWNSYYQSFNCILKRFKMGKREIRPPTTELNALLSFGNSLLYVSALSEIYHTYLHPSISFLHEPAERRFSLALDIADIFKPLIVGRVIFKLVNNNMISEKDFDRDVGVMLKDRGKQIFLKEYQAKLETTIKHPKLKRKVSYKYLMRLEAYKLIKHVLGDQKYESFKTWW; this is encoded by the coding sequence ATGAAGGACCCTTTGTATATAACCTCCCATGGGATACTGTCCAGGCAGGGAAATACGTTATATTTTATCAATAAAGACGTTAAGAAGGCTTTGCCAATAAACCGCATAAACGAGATAAACTGTTATGGTAAAATTTCAATTAAATCAGGAGCATCATCTATATTGATGAAAAAGGGCATCCCAGTCAATTTTTTCAATAAATATGGTTATTATGAAGGGTCTTTATACCCACGCATACAGCTCAACTCTGGACTTGTAGTGGTAAAGCAGTCAGAGCATTATCTAGATCCCATGAAAAGATCAGAAATCGCCAGGGAGATGGTACTGGGCATTAAACATAACTTACTCAAGGCAATGAAGTACTATAAAAAGAGAGGAAAGGATGTTAGCGAATATATTGATATGATAGAGAAAGAGGTTGTGGAAGGGGATGTTGCTCAGGTAATGAGTAATGAAGGGCGCATGTGGAATTCTTATTATCAAAGCTTTAACTGCATCCTTAAAAGATTTAAAATGGGCAAACGTGAAATAAGACCGCCAACAACAGAATTAAATGCCCTTTTATCTTTTGGTAATTCTCTGTTGTATGTGTCAGCATTATCTGAGATATATCATACATATCTCCATCCGTCTATTAGTTTTTTGCATGAACCTGCTGAAAGGAGGTTCTCGCTTGCTCTGGACATAGCAGATATTTTTAAACCTTTAATAGTTGGCAGAGTAATCTTTAAACTGGTAAATAATAACATGATTTCGGAGAAGGACTTTGATAGGGATGTTGGTGTAATGCTTAAAGATAGGGGTAAACAGATTTTTCTTAAGGAGTATCAGGCCAAGCTTGAAACAACTATAAAGCACCCCAAACTCAAAAGAAAGGTATCATATAAGTATCTGATGAGGCTTGAGGCCTATAAATTGATAAAACATGTTTTGGGCGATCAGAAATATGAAAGTTTCAAGACATGGTGGTAA
- the cas6 gene encoding CRISPR-associated endoribonuclease Cas6, whose amino-acid sequence MRLLVKFRPKEDSAYSSVNNYTIQGFIYSFLKRSSEFESYHDKTGFKYFCFSNIFPVSDFKTDETKNLIISSPSSRLIKAVEKEIKKIDSYYLGKIPIEVESVSLFKPRLERQFITSTPVVLYEKNRKNIYFSMKKSNEISFFMERLKENALKKYNAFYDDNYQFDGNIFDRLQYSREVAVRLKRADKMFIVIGTLWKNLEKFNMDNKRFYRFLLDCGVGEKNSLGFGMLNTVGSVK is encoded by the coding sequence ATGAGACTCCTTGTGAAATTTAGACCAAAAGAAGATTCTGCATACTCATCAGTCAATAACTATACGATTCAGGGCTTTATTTACTCTTTTTTAAAGAGAAGTTCTGAATTTGAAAGCTACCACGACAAAACGGGCTTCAAATATTTTTGCTTTTCAAATATCTTTCCCGTCTCTGATTTTAAAACAGACGAAACCAAAAATTTAATAATTTCTTCACCTTCGAGCAGACTTATCAAGGCTGTTGAAAAAGAGATTAAAAAAATTGACTCGTATTATCTGGGAAAAATCCCAATCGAAGTTGAATCTGTAAGTCTTTTCAAACCCCGGCTAGAAAGACAATTTATAACAAGCACTCCTGTAGTGTTGTATGAAAAAAATAGGAAAAATATCTATTTTTCAATGAAAAAGTCGAATGAAATTTCATTTTTCATGGAACGACTGAAAGAAAATGCTTTGAAAAAGTACAACGCATTTTATGATGATAACTATCAATTCGATGGAAACATTTTTGACAGGCTTCAGTACTCTCGAGAGGTTGCTGTAAGACTTAAAAGGGCAGATAAGATGTTTATTGTCATAGGAACGCTCTGGAAGAACCTTGAGAAGTTTAATATGGACAATAAAAGGTTTTACAGGTTTTTATTGGACTGTGGTGTCGGTGAGAAGAATTCTCTTGGTTTTGGGATGCTAAATACGGTGGGGAGTGTAAAATGA
- a CDS encoding class I SAM-dependent methyltransferase, translated as MKSVVFIGRGLAEYIDMFSLDPMELEGSRILDCAAGVSSFRSEMDEMGFSVTAVDPLYSRTPDEIKKLACESFRSHTMNHRDFLRDFRVDGIPVEDYRRMVFRRFLDDYKRNPSEYIAGELPFLPFDDGEFDLVVSANFLFLYEDLLDYSFHVESVREMLRIGKEVRIFPVYNIHRRKRSLHLKPLMDEFNDYDIEVRKVKYHEEAGCNEMLIIK; from the coding sequence ATGAAGTCCGTGGTTTTCATTGGTAGGGGCCTCGCTGAATACATCGATATGTTCAGCCTGGATCCCATGGAACTGGAGGGCAGCAGGATACTTGACTGTGCTGCAGGTGTGAGCTCATTCCGGAGCGAAATGGATGAGATGGGATTCAGTGTAACAGCCGTGGACCCCCTCTACAGCAGGACCCCCGATGAAATTAAAAAACTGGCATGCGAAAGTTTCAGGAGCCACACCATGAACCATAGGGACTTTTTAAGGGATTTCAGGGTTGATGGGATCCCTGTTGAGGATTACCGGAGGATGGTTTTCAGAAGATTCCTGGATGACTATAAAAGGAACCCATCAGAGTACATAGCCGGTGAACTCCCCTTTCTCCCATTTGATGATGGGGAATTTGACCTGGTGGTCTCTGCAAATTTCCTTTTCCTGTATGAGGACCTGCTGGACTACAGTTTCCATGTTGAATCTGTGAGGGAGATGCTCAGGATCGGGAAAGAGGTTAGAATATTTCCTGTGTACAATATACACAGAAGAAAGCGTTCTTTACACCTTAAACCATTGATGGATGAATTTAATGATTATGACATTGAGGTCAGGAAGGTTAAGTACCATGAGGAGGCCGGCTGTAATGAAATGTTAATCATAAAATAA
- the cas3 gene encoding CRISPR-associated helicase Cas3', whose protein sequence is MMDLKDFVSDHRSRFKELYDIDPSFFEENLIAKTNDDKSFTLEDHTKGALESLRKFIKENTETFDSFAKRHKIKRQLLLDILFFAVFFHDIGKGTLEFYNDKILNGQKSYHPLYSIYFTYNLEIPKIDGVDYITLSILSHHTLLHEDIYADERFAGLKPPKFFKQTLEFANKYKDYYKEFFNKPCPYEFKFNLPSGNPYNLLRETFSWASMEEGIIDNLNSTLNQVDHSKKKKIKELYGFITGNLIRADWLSSGSYEPDGDMISADELINKIRSRASLRGHEFHGLKRFQLVASKSSDNIFIKIPTGEGKTEAALLWALNNMKNKHTKIIYTMPTQVTSNSMYKRLKDYFGKDKVGILHGSSSIILAEEYNDDQERIWKERIISKTFSKPITVSTLDSFLLSFFNVYKWPLSQLNIENCILIVDEVHSYDWQMMGALKRILGELISRGCKFAIMSATFPENMEDILLEGLTYSLITDEDLFEHRPFSMKIEDSSVLDKIDSIISKFNDNKKVLVVLNTVDKSREVYRALKKSGSFRTSDSFDQDSDLILYHSQFTKAHRKQKESEIELKERWENKGLVVVATQVVEISLDIDFDVLFTEIAPIDALTQRLGRINRSKDPDKVGEVYIETFIEAETEKGRWVYPYGWELIECSKRIITDGEPSLGEMSKMVLNLYRSLLEIESINLSFDRKLKNGYNKYDEIIKRGPYTIRFKTENIEQVSRLLSIRDIDERFEKIDVVPATFFDEEDPDKFENTVGIYKWLFVKMLREGKVDDMKTFYLIHGVNYSYEYGFEVVDVEDWNII, encoded by the coding sequence ATGATGGACTTAAAGGATTTTGTCAGCGATCATAGAAGCAGATTTAAGGAATTGTATGACATAGATCCTTCTTTTTTTGAAGAAAATCTTATAGCGAAAACCAATGATGATAAATCATTCACTCTGGAAGATCATACAAAGGGGGCTTTAGAATCATTAAGGAAATTTATCAAGGAAAATACGGAGACATTTGATTCATTTGCAAAAAGACACAAAATCAAAAGGCAGTTACTGTTGGACATATTATTTTTTGCGGTTTTTTTCCATGATATAGGTAAGGGAACCCTTGAATTCTATAATGATAAAATTTTAAATGGACAAAAGTCATATCACCCATTGTATTCCATCTATTTTACTTATAATCTTGAAATACCAAAAATTGACGGTGTTGACTACATCACTCTTTCGATATTATCACACCACACGCTTCTTCATGAGGACATCTATGCAGATGAAAGGTTCGCAGGACTAAAGCCCCCAAAATTTTTTAAACAGACCTTAGAGTTTGCTAATAAATATAAAGATTATTATAAGGAATTTTTTAATAAACCATGCCCATATGAATTCAAATTTAATTTGCCATCCGGGAATCCATACAATTTGTTGAGGGAAACCTTTTCATGGGCCTCCATGGAAGAAGGGATAATTGATAACCTCAACAGCACACTCAACCAGGTTGATCATTCCAAAAAGAAAAAAATAAAAGAGCTCTATGGTTTCATCACAGGAAACCTAATTAGAGCTGACTGGCTTTCAAGCGGATCTTATGAACCTGATGGAGACATGATTTCTGCGGATGAACTTATTAATAAGATAAGGTCCAGGGCATCTTTAAGAGGTCATGAATTTCATGGTTTAAAGAGATTCCAGCTCGTTGCTTCTAAAAGTTCAGACAACATTTTTATAAAGATACCAACAGGGGAAGGTAAAACCGAGGCAGCCCTCCTCTGGGCCTTAAATAACATGAAAAATAAACACACCAAGATTATATATACAATGCCCACGCAGGTAACTAGCAATTCAATGTATAAACGTCTTAAGGACTACTTTGGAAAAGATAAAGTGGGTATATTGCACGGATCATCTTCTATTATACTCGCGGAAGAATATAACGATGATCAGGAGAGAATATGGAAGGAAAGGATAATTAGCAAAACCTTTTCAAAGCCCATAACAGTTTCCACACTGGATTCCTTTCTTTTGAGTTTTTTCAATGTTTATAAGTGGCCTCTTTCTCAACTGAATATAGAAAACTGCATTCTAATTGTCGATGAGGTTCATTCATATGACTGGCAGATGATGGGTGCCCTGAAAAGAATATTGGGCGAACTTATCAGCAGGGGATGTAAATTTGCTATAATGAGCGCAACATTTCCTGAAAATATGGAGGATATTCTTTTAGAGGGTCTAACATATTCTCTGATAACTGATGAGGATCTTTTTGAGCACAGACCATTCTCAATGAAGATTGAGGATTCTTCGGTTCTTGATAAGATAGATAGCATAATAAGTAAATTTAATGATAACAAGAAGGTCCTCGTTGTTCTTAACACTGTTGATAAATCAAGAGAAGTTTACAGAGCACTGAAAAAGTCTGGAAGCTTCAGAACGAGTGATTCATTTGATCAGGATTCAGATTTGATTCTTTATCATTCTCAGTTTACTAAGGCTCATAGAAAACAGAAAGAAAGCGAAATTGAGCTTAAAGAAAGATGGGAAAACAAGGGCTTAGTCGTCGTAGCGACACAAGTAGTAGAAATTTCCTTGGACATAGATTTTGATGTACTTTTCACTGAAATAGCACCTATAGATGCATTAACTCAGAGACTGGGTAGAATAAACAGGTCTAAAGATCCTGATAAAGTGGGTGAAGTTTACATAGAGACCTTTATAGAAGCAGAAACTGAAAAAGGTAGATGGGTTTATCCCTATGGATGGGAATTAATAGAGTGTTCAAAGCGGATAATAACTGATGGAGAGCCATCCCTAGGTGAAATGAGTAAAATGGTTCTTAATCTTTACAGATCACTCCTTGAGATAGAATCAATTAACCTTTCTTTCGATAGAAAACTCAAAAATGGTTATAATAAGTATGATGAAATCATAAAGAGGGGTCCTTACACCATTCGCTTCAAGACTGAGAACATTGAACAAGTTTCACGTTTACTTTCAATTAGAGATATTGATGAAAGATTTGAAAAAATTGATGTAGTCCCAGCCACATTTTTCGACGAGGAGGATCCTGATAAGTTTGAAAATACTGTGGGAATATATAAATGGCTATTTGTCAAGATGCTGCGTGAAGGCAAGGTTGATGACATGAAAACGTTCTACCTTATTCATGGGGTCAATTATAGCTATGAATACGGGTTTGAGGTTGTTGATGTGGAAGACTGGAACATTATATAG
- the cas5 gene encoding CRISPR-associated protein Cas5 has protein sequence MEAVRFIIEGLINSFRIPQTSVYQLTYLAPTKTQVVGMLTNIMGKNEGDYYALLDKLRIGIVPLYINSIFNDAWTFKKWKSSGAGRDILQRERIYMGKFLIYVVTEDSNLLGEIMDYLMCPSRVPSLGMDDELVIIREPKRITMESRKSETVHSLFTLEEGMNFKYHPLTTEISNLFPPRIISVNLNFNKNVTPRKPTRFVQIVEFAGLSCELNRNKDLYFDKERQYNIEFL, from the coding sequence ATGGAGGCAGTGAGATTCATCATTGAGGGTCTTATTAATTCTTTCAGGATACCTCAGACATCTGTTTACCAGCTCACATATCTCGCTCCAACAAAGACTCAGGTTGTGGGCATGCTCACAAATATTATGGGCAAAAATGAGGGGGACTATTACGCGCTCCTTGATAAACTAAGGATAGGAATAGTTCCCCTTTATATAAACTCCATCTTCAATGATGCGTGGACGTTTAAAAAATGGAAGTCTTCAGGAGCCGGCAGAGACATACTCCAGCGTGAAAGGATTTACATGGGCAAATTTTTAATCTATGTAGTAACAGAGGATTCCAATCTACTGGGAGAGATTATGGACTATCTGATGTGTCCTTCAAGAGTTCCATCTCTTGGCATGGATGATGAGCTGGTGATCATAAGAGAGCCAAAGAGGATTACCATGGAAAGCAGGAAAAGCGAAACAGTACACAGTTTATTTACCTTGGAGGAGGGCATGAACTTTAAATATCATCCGCTGACAACAGAAATCTCGAATTTATTCCCGCCCAGGATAATTTCAGTAAATCTAAACTTTAATAAGAATGTAACTCCTAGGAAACCCACCAGATTTGTTCAGATAGTGGAGTTTGCAGGTCTTTCATGTGAATTGAACAGGAATAAAGATCTTTACTTTGACAAAGAGCGCCAGTATAACATAGAGTTCCTTTGA
- the cas2 gene encoding CRISPR-associated endonuclease Cas2 — MYLLVVYDVDVKRVNKVHKFLKMYLHWRQNSVFEGEVSKAQFNEIQTGLHELIDETCDSVMIYEFPSKKYVSLHVLGIEKNTIGFIL, encoded by the coding sequence GTGTACCTTCTTGTAGTTTATGATGTTGATGTCAAAAGAGTTAACAAGGTTCATAAATTTTTGAAAATGTATCTGCACTGGAGACAGAACTCAGTATTTGAGGGGGAGGTTAGTAAAGCTCAGTTTAATGAGATACAAACAGGTCTCCATGAATTGATAGATGAGACCTGTGACTCTGTGATGATTTATGAATTTCCCAGCAAAAAATATGTTTCTTTACATGTTCTTGGAATTGAAAAGAACACTATTGGCTTTATACTTTAA
- a CDS encoding DUF11 domain-containing protein, which yields MKRFTLALSILLVILTIGTVSAADSDNQTDSNALITGTVTQCNSTDPFEGAVINVASVNGSSVASGVTGPDGSYSVSFQAADRTFIVSAVAPGHVIPSSTVTLDESGRARADFRLGALNLTKGSWDIIGLDHNNVNVGPNQYLIQVHVKNNALTTANNVTANITFTSTNPYIYLAANETASKYLGDIAPGATVDVFYLVEVSRNSLAYLTSRNYTVTVGGTNTGSPDTINGTLYLEKLVSQNRNDVVSISVSNPTPAIGDVIAVTVVSTTASAGYDIVNLPLTNYNPAILQPINVTVTYGPNTSNNVRLDAPGQTNFVSVWLFNVTGAGVTRLFGLITDRSGSSYHYNSDFGENITIRALEKADLAIAKTVNNTAPNIGGTVKFTVTVVNYGPNNATGVYVTDLLPSQLSFVSATASRGTYNSTTGIWTIGNLGYFETVTLNITATVTSTGTIINNANVTGDVFDPNMANNYASATLNSPPASDLTIDKSVSNPEPYVGDTIQYTITVSNRGPDNAAGVVVEDVLPAGLILISATPSKGAYSMGTWNVGALNYLEIATLTIIARVNATGLMTNFANITSPNFDPNPDNNNDTVDVLGIPVADLRIVKRVDNARPNFGSNVTFTVAVTNLGPSNATGVTVSDILSPGLVYLSHSVTQGTYNATTGVWDIGALNEGASALMNLTVLVNTTGDSNNTVSVTGNEYDPDMTNNDAVSTLNAVSADLNIQKTVDSPVINNGETATFTIIVRNAGPDTPSNVVVSDLLPAGLSIVSYTVTQGSFNATTGVWEVGSLPALFQATLTLLVRATQAGFQTNIVNVSSELPDPLPGDNVDAVTVDVRPSADVKITKTVSSTEPEF from the coding sequence ATGAAGAGATTTACACTGGCACTTTCGATTCTTCTGGTGATTCTTACCATTGGAACAGTAAGTGCCGCCGATTCTGACAATCAGACTGATTCTAATGCACTCATAACTGGAACTGTGACACAGTGTAACAGTACAGATCCCTTTGAGGGTGCAGTTATAAACGTGGCCTCAGTTAATGGTTCCAGTGTGGCATCCGGGGTAACAGGTCCGGATGGAAGTTACTCTGTGAGTTTCCAGGCAGCCGATCGGACATTTATTGTCTCAGCAGTTGCACCTGGACACGTGATACCATCCAGCACTGTAACCCTTGATGAGTCAGGAAGAGCCAGGGCAGACTTCAGACTCGGAGCCCTGAACCTGACCAAGGGTTCATGGGATATCATCGGGCTTGACCATAACAATGTGAACGTCGGCCCCAATCAGTACCTCATCCAGGTACATGTCAAGAACAATGCCCTGACCACTGCCAACAATGTAACAGCCAACATCACATTCACTTCAACCAATCCCTACATCTACCTGGCGGCGAATGAAACAGCCAGCAAGTACCTGGGTGATATAGCACCTGGTGCAACGGTGGATGTGTTCTACCTTGTTGAAGTCTCAAGGAATTCACTGGCCTATCTGACATCCAGGAATTATACTGTGACGGTTGGAGGGACAAACACGGGTTCACCTGACACCATCAATGGAACACTCTATCTTGAGAAACTTGTCTCACAGAACCGTAACGATGTGGTATCCATAAGTGTGAGTAACCCGACACCTGCTATTGGGGATGTGATTGCAGTCACAGTGGTGTCCACGACAGCATCAGCGGGCTATGATATTGTTAACCTTCCACTTACCAACTACAACCCGGCTATTCTCCAGCCCATCAACGTGACGGTGACATATGGACCAAACACGAGCAACAATGTACGCCTCGATGCACCGGGCCAGACTAACTTCGTATCTGTCTGGCTCTTCAATGTTACAGGTGCAGGGGTGACCAGACTCTTTGGTCTCATAACCGACAGGAGCGGCTCAAGCTACCACTACAACTCAGACTTCGGTGAGAATATCACCATCAGGGCGCTTGAGAAGGCTGACCTTGCAATTGCAAAAACGGTTAATAACACAGCACCCAACATCGGGGGCACCGTCAAATTCACAGTTACAGTTGTGAACTACGGACCAAACAATGCAACGGGTGTTTATGTAACTGATCTCCTGCCATCACAGCTGAGCTTCGTATCAGCAACAGCATCCAGGGGAACCTATAACAGTACAACGGGTATATGGACCATAGGGAACCTCGGATACTTTGAAACAGTAACACTGAATATCACGGCCACAGTCACATCAACTGGAACAATCATCAACAACGCCAACGTCACAGGTGACGTCTTTGACCCCAACATGGCAAACAACTACGCCTCAGCGACACTGAATTCTCCACCAGCATCAGACCTAACCATAGACAAGTCTGTTAGCAATCCGGAACCCTATGTGGGTGATACAATCCAGTACACAATCACTGTGAGCAACAGGGGACCTGATAACGCAGCAGGAGTTGTGGTGGAGGATGTTCTACCGGCTGGACTGATACTCATAAGCGCAACACCATCCAAGGGCGCCTACTCCATGGGCACATGGAATGTTGGTGCACTGAACTACCTTGAAATAGCGACACTCACAATAATCGCCAGGGTCAACGCAACAGGCTTAATGACAAACTTTGCAAACATCACATCACCGAACTTTGACCCGAACCCTGATAACAACAATGACACGGTTGATGTTCTGGGAATCCCGGTGGCTGACCTGCGTATAGTTAAGCGCGTGGATAACGCGAGACCGAACTTCGGATCCAATGTTACCTTCACAGTTGCCGTTACAAACCTAGGACCAAGCAACGCCACAGGTGTAACCGTTAGCGACATACTCTCACCGGGCCTCGTATACCTCAGCCACAGCGTCACACAGGGAACCTACAACGCCACAACCGGTGTCTGGGACATCGGAGCACTGAATGAGGGTGCATCAGCCCTGATGAACCTCACGGTCCTTGTGAACACAACAGGTGATTCAAATAACACGGTTTCAGTCACTGGTAACGAGTATGACCCTGACATGACAAACAACGACGCAGTATCAACACTTAACGCAGTCTCAGCGGATCTGAACATCCAGAAGACCGTTGACAGCCCGGTTATAAACAACGGTGAGACAGCCACCTTTACGATAATCGTGAGGAATGCGGGTCCAGACACACCATCAAATGTTGTGGTCTCAGACCTACTACCAGCAGGACTCTCAATAGTATCATACACAGTTACACAGGGATCTTTCAACGCAACCACAGGTGTCTGGGAGGTCGGTTCACTACCGGCGCTGTTCCAGGCGACCCTCACACTCCTTGTAAGGGCAACCCAGGCAGGCTTCCAGACTAACATAGTTAACGTATCATCAGAGCTTCCAGATCCGCTGCCAGGGGACAATGTTGACGCGGTTACAGTCGATGTGAGGCCAAGCGCGGATGTTAAGATCACGAAGACAGTTAGCAGCACCGAACCTGAATTTTAG
- a CDS encoding ABC transporter permease, translating to MAEIEGIYTIWLREMKRFFRYRSRIVTSIVTPLLWLIIFGTGLGAAVRFGGVPGGYKAFIYPGIIGQTVLFTSIFSGVSVIIDRQYGFLKEILVAPISRESMVVGKALGISTASMIQAAILLALSFIVGITMSPQCFIVSMLIALIISMGLGGLGLVIAAFTDSMEGFNLIMSFIVLPIFLLSGALFPITGLPAWLQGAVYINPLTYAVDALRFTILRRSVLPLEVNLLVITIFAVIAVLIAAFLFNRKEQNLM from the coding sequence ATGGCTGAAATTGAAGGTATATACACGATATGGCTCCGTGAAATGAAGAGGTTCTTCAGGTACAGGTCAAGGATAGTCACATCAATAGTCACACCCCTCCTCTGGCTCATAATATTCGGGACAGGGCTGGGGGCCGCGGTCAGATTCGGGGGAGTCCCTGGGGGCTACAAGGCATTCATATACCCGGGTATAATAGGCCAGACAGTGCTCTTCACCAGCATATTCTCGGGGGTCTCGGTGATAATTGACAGGCAGTACGGGTTCCTGAAGGAGATCCTGGTGGCACCCATCTCAAGGGAGTCAATGGTGGTTGGAAAGGCGCTGGGTATAAGCACGGCCTCAATGATACAGGCAGCAATACTCCTTGCCCTGTCATTCATAGTCGGAATCACCATGTCACCCCAGTGCTTTATTGTGAGCATGTTGATAGCCCTCATAATCTCCATGGGCCTCGGGGGCCTCGGACTGGTGATAGCAGCCTTCACCGACAGCATGGAGGGATTCAACCTCATAATGAGCTTCATAGTGCTCCCCATATTCCTCCTGAGCGGGGCCCTCTTCCCGATAACAGGGCTTCCAGCATGGCTTCAGGGCGCGGTGTACATCAACCCCCTCACCTATGCAGTGGACGCCCTCAGGTTCACAATACTCAGAAGATCTGTGCTCCCCCTTGAGGTTAACCTCCTGGTGATAACCATCTTTGCAGTGATAGCGGTACTCATCGCAGCCTTCCTCTTCAACAGGAAGGAGCAGAACCTCATGTAG
- the cas4 gene encoding CRISPR-associated protein Cas4 → MKVTGVMVQYYVACKRELWFFANQINMNYDNEDIQMGRLLHEKSFSREKKSINFGDISIDFMNKKNLTIFEIKKSSRLEEPVRYQLYYYLWYIRKFTGKNVKGVLVYPTEKKREEINLTPEVESEIEKIVKGIKNVVKMKSPPEPVFKRYCRRCSYYEFCMI, encoded by the coding sequence ATGAAAGTAACCGGTGTCATGGTTCAATATTATGTGGCCTGTAAGCGAGAGTTATGGTTCTTTGCGAACCAGATAAACATGAACTATGATAACGAAGACATACAGATGGGGAGGCTCCTTCATGAGAAATCTTTCTCAAGAGAAAAGAAGAGCATAAACTTCGGAGATATCTCTATAGATTTCATGAATAAGAAAAATCTGACTATTTTCGAAATAAAAAAGTCGAGCAGGCTTGAAGAGCCGGTCAGGTATCAGCTTTACTATTATTTATGGTATATACGAAAATTCACAGGGAAAAATGTGAAGGGAGTGCTTGTGTATCCTACTGAAAAGAAGAGGGAAGAAATCAACTTAACGCCTGAAGTAGAATCCGAAATCGAGAAAATCGTTAAAGGCATAAAAAATGTTGTTAAAATGAAGTCTCCTCCTGAGCCAGTTTTTAAACGTTACTGTCGTAGATGTAGTTATTATGAGTTCTGCATGATTTAA